DNA sequence from the Streptomyces sp. HUAS 15-9 genome:
CAGGGCGCCGGTCAGCCATCCCGCCTCCCGTGCCGCGTCCAGTTCGCTCGCCCTGTCGGACAGGAACAAGGTGTCCGCGGCCGGTACCCCGGTCGCGGCGGCGATGGCCCGGTAGGACGCGGACGCCGTCTTGGGCCCGGCGTTGCGGGTGTCGAAGAAGCCGCTGACCAGCCTTCGCAGATCTCCCTCCGCGGTGTGCCCGAACCAGGAGCGCTGGGCGGACACCGAGCCGGAGGAGTAGACGTACAGCTGTGTTCCTCGTTCGTGCCAGCGCCGCAGGGCGGGTACGACGTCGGGGTAGAAGTGCGCCGTGAGCTCGCCGCGCGCGAAGCCCTCCGCCCAGATGATGCCCTGCAGCGTCTTGAGCGGTGTGACCTTCCGGTCCTCGTCCAGCCAGTCGTCGAGGGCACGCTCGACCCGCCGCGCGTCCGCCTCCGGCTCGCCCAGCAGTTCGCGGACCTGCTCGACGGCGGCCCGGACCTCCGGCTCGTCCTGCCGCTCGGTGAGCAGCCGCGCGAACCGCCGCCGGGAGTACGGGTACAGGACGTCGGTGACATGGCGCGTCGCGCTGGTGGTGCCTTCGATGTCCAGCACCACGGCCGCCGCCCGGAAGCGGAGCGTCACGCGCGCCCCCCGGTGCGGCCGGCCTGAAGCGCGTCGAAGTCGGGGAAGCGCCCGGCGATGTCGCTGCCGGTGAACGTGCCGATCCAGCCGTCCTCCTCGTGGAAGAAGCGGATCGCGGTGAACGAGGGCCGGGTGCCCATGTCGAACCAGTGCGTCGTCCCCTTCGGCACGCCCAGCAGATCGCCCTTCTCGCAGTACACGGCGTGCACCACACCGTCGGCGTGCAGATAGAAGACGCCGGCTCCGGAGACGAACAGGCGGACCTCGTCGTCGTCCTCGTGGGTGTGCTCGGCGAGGAACTTCTCCCGGGCCGCGCGGGCCCGGTCCGCCCAGTCCGGGGTGCCGTCGGGATGCAGCGACACCACGTCGACGGTGACGAACCCCTCCCGGGCGGTGAGAGCCTCCACCGCGTCGGCGTACGCGGCGAGCACGCCCTCCGGTTCGGCGCCGGGCGGCAGGTCGTCCTGTACCGGCCACTGCTCGTAGTCGACGCCGAGCGGAGCCAGCGCGGCCCTGATCTCCTGTGGATCAAAGGTGCGGCGCAGAACGGTCTCCGGGCCGGAATCGGGCCAAGTGGTCAGCAGCGTCATCAGAACTCCATCCGCAAAGAAGGCCGGCGGGTCCTTCCCGGGCCGCCGGGAGATTTCACCGTCCGTGGATCGTACGGTATTCCGGTGGGCCGCCGCGGAGCGAACTCATTTCTTTCTCGCCCGTCGAGAAGAACAGTGTGTTTCTCGCCCGGTGAGAAATGTTCCGCGGTCGCTCGAGAGGCCCTGCGCATGCCGGGAACTGACGTCTTTCCGGCCGGAGTCGGGGCCGGTGCCGAGCAGGAACGGCGTTGACAAAGAAGTTCCCGCCGGATTTGCTGTTCGACGCTTGCCCGGAAAGAAAGTGCGGAAGCGGCCGTCGTCCGGCAAAGAATGAGGGTTGAGGGTACGGAATGGCTGAACAGGCGAAGTCGGATGCGGGTTCACGGTCGGCCGGCCAATGCCTGCACGACACATTCGCCGGACAGGCACGGCGCCGCGGGAATTCCGTCGCGGTCGTCCAGGGCGAGCGGTCCCTGACCTACGCGGAACTGCACGAGCGTGCCCGCGCCCTGGCCGACCGGCTGCGGGCGGAGGGCGTGGGACCCGACGTGGTGGTCGGTCTGTTCGCGGAGCGGTCGATCGAGATGCTCATCGGCATGATCGGCATCCTGGAGGCGGGCGGCGCCTATCTGCCGCTCCGGGTGGACGACCCGGCGGACCGGCTGTCGTTCATCCTGCGCGACGCCGGAGTACGGGTCGTTGTCACAACCCCCGTGACCGACGAGCGCGGCCTCGACTTCGACGGGGCGCGGGTACGGGCCGACGCCCCCGGCGCCGGGATCCCGGCAGCACAGAGCCCCGCCCGCGCGAGCGAGGAGAACCTCGCCTACGTCATCTACACCTCCGGCACCACCGGCACCCCGAAGGGCGTGGCCGTCCCGCATCGCGCCGCCGCCCGGATCGTCCGCACCGGCATCTACGGCGACTTCGACGAGCACCAGACCTTCCTCCAGGCGTGCCCGCTGTCCTTCGACGCCTCCGTGTTCGAGATCTGGGCGGCCCTCGCCAACGGCGCGCGGCTGGTCCTGCTGCCGCAGCAGCGCTCGTCGGCGGACGCCGTCATCGACACCGTCCGCCGCCACGGCGTCACCACCTGCTGGCTCACCCCCACCCTGTTCAACCAGCTGGTCGACGAGGGCCGGCTGAAGAACAGCGGGCTGCGCCAGGTGGTGGTCGGCGGAGAAGTGGTGTCCACCCCGCACCTGGCGCAGGCGATGCGGTCCACCGACATCCGCTTCGCCAACGGCTACGGACCGACCGAGGCCGGCGTCTTCACCTGCTGCCACATCTTCCGGGCGGCCGACCTCGCCTACGCGCCCCCGCCGGTCGGCGCCCCGCTGCCCGGCACGCGGGTCTGGATCCTCGACGAGCGGATGCGGCCGGTGCCCGACGGGGAGCTGGGCGAGGTGTACATCGGCGGACCCGCGCTCGCCCGCGAGTACCATCGGCGCCCCGACCTCACCGAACGGGCCTTCTTGCCCGACCCGTTCGGCGAGACCGCCGACGGGCGCATCTACCGGTCCGGCGACCTCGCCCGGATGCTCCCCGGCGGACTGGTCCAGGTGGTCGGCCGTGTCGACAGCCAGGTCAAGATCCGCGGCAACCGGGTGGAGCTGACGGAGGTCGAGGCCGCCCTCCTCGACGAGCCGTCCGTCGCCCAGG
Encoded proteins:
- the mtnC gene encoding acireductone synthase; amino-acid sequence: MTLRFRAAAVVLDIEGTTSATRHVTDVLYPYSRRRFARLLTERQDEPEVRAAVEQVRELLGEPEADARRVERALDDWLDEDRKVTPLKTLQGIIWAEGFARGELTAHFYPDVVPALRRWHERGTQLYVYSSGSVSAQRSWFGHTAEGDLRRLVSGFFDTRNAGPKTASASYRAIAAATGVPAADTLFLSDRASELDAAREAGWLTGALVRPQEPRQATGRTVHPAARSFTEIDLVLTKGMS
- a CDS encoding 1,2-dihydroxy-3-keto-5-methylthiopentene dioxygenase produces the protein MTLLTTWPDSGPETVLRRTFDPQEIRAALAPLGVDYEQWPVQDDLPPGAEPEGVLAAYADAVEALTAREGFVTVDVVSLHPDGTPDWADRARAAREKFLAEHTHEDDDEVRLFVSGAGVFYLHADGVVHAVYCEKGDLLGVPKGTTHWFDMGTRPSFTAIRFFHEEDGWIGTFTGSDIAGRFPDFDALQAGRTGGRA
- a CDS encoding non-ribosomal peptide synthetase encodes the protein MAEQAKSDAGSRSAGQCLHDTFAGQARRRGNSVAVVQGERSLTYAELHERARALADRLRAEGVGPDVVVGLFAERSIEMLIGMIGILEAGGAYLPLRVDDPADRLSFILRDAGVRVVVTTPVTDERGLDFDGARVRADAPGAGIPAAQSPARASEENLAYVIYTSGTTGTPKGVAVPHRAAARIVRTGIYGDFDEHQTFLQACPLSFDASVFEIWAALANGARLVLLPQQRSSADAVIDTVRRHGVTTCWLTPTLFNQLVDEGRLKNSGLRQVVVGGEVVSTPHLAQAMRSTDIRFANGYGPTEAGVFTCCHIFRAADLAYAPPPVGAPLPGTRVWILDERMRPVPDGELGEVYIGGPALAREYHRRPDLTERAFLPDPFGETADGRIYRSGDLARMLPGGLVQVVGRVDSQVKIRGNRVELTEVEAALLDEPSVAQAAVVDRGEGAERVLAAYVIPAYGAEPTVAELRARLATRLPDYMIPAEFHRLEQLPLTRHGKTDRAALRAETDAPRLELGTAYRPPAGELETLIAAIWAEVLRVQAVGMDDNYFDLGGTSLSIKQAQLRLEERTGVRLPSTALYEYPTVRALAEAMAKHEV